A section of the Lepus europaeus isolate LE1 chromosome 19, mLepTim1.pri, whole genome shotgun sequence genome encodes:
- the KIRREL2 gene encoding kin of IRRE-like protein 2, whose protein sequence is MLVPALLLLFCFRGRAGSSPHFLQQPEDLVVLLGSEARLPCALGAYRGLVQWTKDGLALGGERDLPGWSRYWISGNVASGQHDLHIRPVELEDEASYECQATQAGLRSRPAQLHVLVPPEAPQVLGGPSVSLVAGVPANLTCRSRGDARPTPELLWFRDGVRLDGTAFHQTLLKGRTSGSVESTLFLTPSSQDDGATLVCRAWSQALPTGRDTAVTLSLQYPPVVTLSAEPQTVQEGEKVTFLCQATAQPPVTGYRWAKGGSPVLGARGPRLEIAADASFLTEPVSCEVSNAVGSANRSTALDVLFGPVLEAKPEPMSVDVGQDASFSCAWRGNPLPRVTWTRRGGAQVLAFGPTLRLPSVGPEDAGDYVCRAEPGLPGRGDGAAEARLTVNAPPVVTALRSAPAFLRGPARLQCLVFASPAPETVVWSWDDGFLEAGSRGRFLVETFPAAEGPGLISVLHISGTEESDFSKGFNCSARNRLGEGGTWVSLGRRDLLPTVRIVAGVASAAVTLLMVITGVALCCWRHASFSKQKHLVRVPGSSNSSSSRCPEEETGSSEDPGPIIHADHSGLALDEEGALESKDPTNGYYKVRGVSVSLSLGEAPGGGLFLPPTSPLGPPGTPTFYDFNPHLDTMPPCRLYRARAGYLTTPHPRAFTSYIKPTSFGSPDLASGTPPFPYAAFPTPSHPRLQTHV, encoded by the exons ATGCTGGTCCCCGCCCTCCTCCTGCTCTTCTGCTTCAGAGGGCGCGCAG GCTCTTCGCCCCACTTCCTACAACAGCCCGAGGACCTGGTGGTGCTGCTGGGTAGCGAAGCGCGGTTGCCCTGTGCTCTGGGCGCGTACAGGGGGCTTGTTCAGTGGACTAAGGATGGGCTGGCTCTGGGGGGCGAAAGGGACCTGCCAG GGTGGTCCCGGTACTGGATATCAGGGAATGTGGCCAGCGGCCAGCATGATCTCCACATTAGGCCCGTGGAGCTAGAGGACGAAGCATCCTATGAGTGTCAGGCGACACAAGCAGGCCTCCGATCACGACCAGCCCAACTGCATGTGCTGG TGCCCCCAGAAGCCCCCCAAGTGCTGGGCggcccctctgtgtctctggtTGCTGGAGTTCCTGCGAACCTGACCTGTCGGAGCCGAGGGGACGCCCGCCCCACCCCTGAGCTGCTGTGGTTCCGAGATGGGGTCCGGCTAGATGGGACCGCCTTCCACCAG ACCTTGCTGAAGGGAAGGACCTCTGGGTCGGTGGAGAGCACCTTATTCCTGACCCCTTCCAGCCAGGATGATGGAGCCACCTTGGTCTGCCGGGCCTGGAGCCAGGCCCTGCCTACAGGGAGGGACACAGCTGTCACACTGAGCCTGCAGT ACCCCCCAGTGGTGactctctctgctgagccacagactgtgcaggagggagagaaggtcACGTTCCTGTGCCAGGCCACAGCCCAGCCTCCTGTCACCGGCTACAG GTGGGCAAAAGGGGGCTCCCCAGTGCTCGGGGCCCGCGGGCCGAGGCTGGAGATCGCGGCAGACGCCTCGTTTCTCACCGAGCCCGTGTCCTGCGAGGTCAGCAACGCCGTGGGCAGCGCCAACCGCAGCACCGCTCTGGACGTGCTGT TTGGGCCGGTTCTGGAGGCAAAGCCGGAGCCCATGTCCGTGGACGTGGGGCAAGACGCCTCCTTCAGCTGTGCCTGGCGCGGGAACCCGCTCCCACGGGTGACCTGGACCCGCCGCGGGGGCGCGCAG GTGCTGGCCTTCGGCCCCACGCTGCGTCTCCCGTCGGTGGGGCCCGAGGACGCCGGCGACTACGTGTGCAGAGCCGAGCCGGGGCTCCCGGGGCGAGGGGACGGCGCGGCCGAGGCCAGGCTGACGGTGAACG CTCCTCCCGTAGTGACCGCCCTGCGATCTGCGCCCGCCTTTCTGAGGGGCCCCGCCCGCCTGCAGTGTCTAGTTTTCGCCTCCCCTGCTCCGGAGACCGTG GTCTGGTCTTGGGATGACGGCTTCCTGGAGGCAGGGTCCCGGGGCCGGTTCCTGGTGGAGACTTTCCCAGCCGCAGAGGGTCCGGGCTTGATCTCTGTGCTGCACATTTCTGGGACCGAGGAGTCTGACTTCAGCAAAGGCTTCAATTGCAGTGCCCGGAACCGGCTGGGCGAGGGAGGCACCTGGGTCAGCCTGGGCCGCAGAG ACCTGTTGCCCACTGTGCGGATCGTGGCTGGAGTAGCCTCTGCGGCCGTGACTCTCCTTATGGTCATCACCGGAGTGGCCCTTTGCTGCTGGCGCCACG CCTCTTTCTCCAAGCAAAAACACCTAGTTCGAGTCCCCGGCAGCAGCAACAGCTCCAGTTCCAGGTGCCCCGAGGAGGAGACAGGCAGCAGCGAGGACCCG GGCCCCATTATACACGCTGACCACAGTGGCCTGGCTCTGGATGAGGAAGGGGCTCTGGAGAGCAAG GACCCAACCAATGGTTACTACAAGGTCCGAGGGGTCAGTGTGAGCCTGAGCCTTGGTGAAGCCCCTGGAGGAGGCCTcttcctgccccccacctcccccctggGGCCCCCAGGGACCCCTACCTTCTATGACTTCAATCCACATCTGGATACGATGCCTCCCTGCAGACTGTACAGAGCCCGGGCAGGGTATCTCACCACACCCCACCCTCGGGCCTTCACCAGCTACATCAAGCCCACATCCTTCGGGTCCCCAGATTTGGCCTCTGGGACTCCCCCCTTCCCATAtgctgccttccccacccccagccatccTCGACTTCAGACTCACGTGTGA